DNA sequence from the Thermococcus gammatolerans EJ3 genome:
GGGTTGAAGTCCTCAGTGGAAACCAGAGGGCAGTTGAACTCCTTGACAGAGTCAGCAGAGAGTGCAAGCTGTGTATAACTCCCACCATCTATTCGGAGGTTTCCTTTGTCATTCTTGGCCATCATTTCACCTCCAAAACAGGAAAAAAAGGAACCTATGCACTCAAGAAAGAACTGAAAAGAGACCCCTCACTTTATGAGATTGTTGATACCTTCGACAGCCTACTCGATGAGCTCCACATTGCTGGATTGCTCGAGTTCTTGGAAGAAACTGAGGAAGTTGTCAGGAAGAGCAGGGACTTACGGAAAAAATATGGTCTCCTGCCCAATGATGCCTTAATACTTGCAACTTGTGAAGTATATGGAATTTCAAAATTGGTCACCTTCGACGATGACTTTTTGAGAACCAATCTGGAGGTGTTAAGATGACCGAGAAGTTCGATTACAAAGAGCTCGGCCTTAAGGTCGGCCTTGAGATTCACAGACAGCTCGATACCAAAAAGCTGTTCTCGCCCGTCCCGAGTGAGCTGACTGAGAAGGTTGACTTCACCTTTGAAAGGCGCCTCAGACCCACGATGAGCGAGCTCGGCGAGATAGACCCCGCGGCACTTGAGGAGTTCAAGAAGGGAAGGAAGTACATCTACGAGGGCAACTACGAGCTGAGCGACCTCGTTTACATGGACGAGGAACCGCCGAGGGGGCCTGACAGGGAAGCCCTTGAGGTTACCCTCCAGATTGCCTACCTGCTGAACGCCAAGCCCGTTGACGAGGTTCACTTCATGCGTAAAATCGTCATCGACGGCTCGAACGTCTCCGGCTTCCAGAGGACGGCGATAATAGCGCTCGATGGGAAAGTTGACACGCCTTGGGGAAGCGTTGGGATCCCGACGATATGCCTTGAGGAGGACGCCTGCAGAATCGTCGAGAGGAAGGAGAAGGAGGTAATCTACCGCCTTGACCGCCTCGGTATTCCGCTCGTTGAGATAAGCACGACCCCAGACATACACCACCCGGAGCAGGCCAAGGTGGTCGCTAAATACATCGGCGATGCCCTGAGGGCAACTCGGAAGGTCAAGCGCGGTCTTGGAACGATAAGGCAGGATTTGAACGTCTCGATTAAAGGTGGCGCCCGCGTTGAGATTAAAGGTGTGCAGGAGCTCGACATGATTCCGCTCATCATCGAGAGGGAAGTGGAGAGACAGCTCAACTTACTCAAAATCCGCGACGAGCTCCGCGAGAGGGGCGTTAGGCCCGAGGACATTAAGGAGGAGTTCTACGACGTTACCGACGTCTTCGAGAACACTGAGTCTAAGATAATCGCGCGGACGATAAAGAAGGGCGGGAATGTTTTGGCCGTCAAACTGCCGAAGTTCAGGGGTTTAATCGGCAGAGAAATCCAGCCCGGCAGGAGGCTTGGCACCGAGATGGCCGACAGGGCGAAGAAGTACGTGAAGGGCATCTTCCACATCGATGAATTACCGAATTATGGAATTACAGAAAAAGAGGTTAATGCAGTTATTGAAAAACTCGGCCTCGGAGAGCTCGACGCCTTCGTGCTGGTTGCCGCCGATGAGGAGACTGCGAAGAAAGCCCTCCGCGAGGTCATCAAGCGCGCAAGGGAAGCTATCGAGGGCGTCCCAGAGGAGACGAGGAGGGCCCTGCCGGACGGAAACACCCAGTACATGCGCCCGCTCCCCGGAAAGGCGAGGATGTACCCCGAGACTGACATACCCTCGATTTTCATCCCGCCTGAGGAGAAAGAGAGGATTAAGGCAAACCTCCCAGAGCTCCCGCAGGAGAGGGTCGAGCGCTACGTGAAGGAGTACAGGATTGACAAGAGCTTGGCCGAGACCCTCGTTAACGACGAGCGCGACGAGCTCTTCGAGGAGCTCGTGAAGAAGGGCGTAAAACCCTCGCTGGCCGCTTCAATCCTCGTGGTCGTCCTCAAGGGCCTCAAGAAGGAAGTTCCAATTGAAAACATCACGGACGACCACATCAGAGAGGCCTTCCAGCTCTACACCGAGGGCAAGATAGCCAAAGAGGCCTTCGAGGAGATATTCAAGGAGCTCGCACTCCACCCGGAGAAGAGCGCCGCCCAGGTGGCAGAGGAGAAGGGACTAACCCTGCTCAGCGAAGAGGAAGTTGAGCGCATCATAGACGAGGTCGTCCAGCAGAACATCGAGGTCATCAAGGCGAAGGGCATGGGAGCGATGGGCATGATAATGGGAAGGGCAATGGCGAAGCTTCGTGGAAGGGCCGACGGCAAGCTCGTGAGCACCCTGGTGAGAAGGAAGATTCAGGAGCTGAGCTAAAGTTTTAAGTTTCTTTTCTTACTTTTCTCTCAATGGTTAAGATGAGTCCTTCAGGGTTCTTCTGGAATGCTTTCATGTTTGCCCTATTAGGTTTTAGGTTTCTCAGGCAAATTAAAGAGAACTGGAATGGTCAGAGCATCGGCTCCTCATCACGACTCAGAGTGAGGGAAATTGCTCATCATCCCCGAGGTGGTTTGGGGTTAGGCTTTTAAAAATCTCCTCCTACCCGTGAAAGATGTTGGCTGAGATCCTCCTCTCCCTCATCCTGCTCTGGGACGGCTACTTCTTCCTCCGCTACCTGCTCAGTCTCAGAAGAGCCTATCCCACGCGGGAGTGGAGCCCAATGGTTAGCGTCGTTATTCCCGCATACAACGAGGAGGAGAACATCGAGGATGCGGTTAAGGCTGCCCTCTCCCAGGATTACCCAAACTTTGAGGTAATCGTAGTGGACGACGGTAGCACCGATGGAACCTACGAAAAAGCCCTCTCGATCAAGGATGAGAGGCTCAGGGTCATTAGAATTAATCATGGAGGAAAAACTAGGGCTTTAAACGTGGGGCTTGAATTCTCCGCTGGAGAAATCATCGTTACAATCGACGCAGATGGTCTCCTTGAGAAAAACGCCGTTTCACGGCTTGTTGAGAGGTTTTATTCCGATGACATTGCCGCGGTTGGCGGCCAGGTGAGAGTTCGGGGAGAGACTTTCCTTGAGCTCGCCCAGGATATTGAGCACCTGAGGATAGCGACTTTCCGAAGGGCTAAGGAGCTTGAGAACCTCAGCCTTGCCCCCGGGCCTATCTCGGCCTTCAGGAAAAGGTCTCTGCTTAAGATTGGGGGCTTCGTCAATGATCTCGTTGAGGACTATGCAACCACGCTGGCCCTGAAGAAAATCGGGCGGGTGGTTTACGCCCCGGGGGCGAGGGTGTGGGTTCGAATGCCCTCCGGGTTAGGGGCTCTGTGGAGGCAACGGAGGAGGTGGTTCCTCGGTGACCTGCCGAAACTCTCCTCAAAGCCATTCAAAGAAAAACTGGTTTTCATTATGAGTGATCTCGTTGCTCTCTTGGACGTTCTCTTCCCCTTGGCCGCGCTTATGGCTGGAAAGTGGTCCTTGCTATTGATATTTCTGGTTCTTGAATGGCTCATGATGTATTTGATAGTCAGGGTTGAGGGTGGTATGCTCGTAGAGGTTGCTCTCTTCCCGGTTATTCTGTGGTTCTGGGCGGCCTTTTATCTCAGTCTGCACATCTACGGCTTAATCCTATATGCCTTCGGAAAGAAGACACCATCGGAGTGGAATTAGCAGAATGGGGGTTAAAAACCCTTAGTTTAGGAAACTCTTTTTATGGGTTTGCTGGAATTTTTATGGTGAGTCTAAATGAAAACAAAGACATGTGAAGTTGATCTTCCCTATAACTGGGACGTGGTCGTTAGAGTAATCAGTAAACCCGAGAAAACGCTTCCTTTCTTCCCCTACTTCGAGAGCATCGAGGGAGACACCGTCAGGTTTAATGTTCCCCGTTTTATGGCGAAGATAGGCTACGAGTTCAAGCTTAGCGTTGCCGTCCAAGAGAACCGCGCGGTCTATACTTTCACAGGGGACAGGGGCATACTGACAGTAGTCTTTGAGATGGAGGGGAAGCATTTGAAGGTCATCGCCAGCTGGTCAGGCTTTGCGGAGCTCATCATGGGGAAGCCTCTCCAGAAGTTCGTGAATGGAATTGCCAACGCTGTGAAGGAGTTCTGTTCCGCAGAGATGTGTCCGCTCACTCTAACCGGTGATGAGGGGTATTTAGATTTTAAAACCGTGTGCTCCCTCTTTAAGAAAACCGCTATGGAGATGGGCGGTGATTTCTTGGTTGAGTGCACTTCAGAGGACGGTACGGTTTTGAAGGGCAGAGTACACGAGGGAAACCTCGTCGAAGTTGAGGTTATTGAGCCTTCGGGCAGGAAGACAACGGTTCGGACAGAGATACCGGTTCTTGAAGTTGATGAGGATCTATTCAAGGATCTACCCCTTGAGAAAAGGTTCAGAATAAGGGTAAAGAGGAACTAGATGCCCTCTTTTAGTACTTCCCCTATTGCTTTTTTTAGCTCGTCGTAGGCCTCTTGCAGCGACTCTGGGATAACCTTGGTGTCCGCTATGACGGGCATGAAGTTCGTGTCACCATTCCAGCGCGGCACTATGTGCAGGTGAACGTGGTCGTCAATTCCTGCGCCGGCGACTCTACCGAGGTTAACGCCCATATTGAAGCCATCCGGGTTCATAGCCTTTTTTATTGCCCTGATCATCAGCTGTGAGAGTTTCATTATCTCAAGCAACTCCTCGTCCCTCAAATCCTCCCATCTTCCGATGTGCCGGTAGGGGGCTATCATAACGTGCCCTGGGTTGTAGGGATAGTTGTTCATTATAACGAAGCTGTGTTCTCCCCTGTAAAGAATGAGCCTTTCCCTGTCGCGGTTTTCTCTTGGAAAGTCGCAGAATATGCAGCCCTTATGCTTGGGGGAGCGTATGTATTCTATCCTCCAAGGGGCCCACAGGATCTTCAACCTCTCACCTCCGGAAGGGAATAAATAGAGGGGTTAAAAAGTTTCCTGGGATCCGTGAATCCTGCGGAGGAGGGGAACAACTGCAAAGAGAAGGAAGGTTGCTGGTCCGCAGATTCCGTGAGTGCTCTTTCTGTGAGCTTTGGTCCGGTAGAGTACTATTCCATTTTCAGGAGAAACTCGGGTGAACTTAACAATGACTTTCGTGCCGTTTGCAGGAAGAATTTTATAGTGTGGTGTGAAAGTGCGCTCCTTCACCATAATGGCCTTCGTCGTGATGTGGTCGAGTTCCTGATAGTAGGCTTCTTCGTAGAACTTCTCAGGGGAAATCCTGCTGAGGGTCATCTTGGACTCCTGTAACTTGCCGTTTTCGATCTTCACTCCAATGGCGTCTTTGGATACCTCCACCCAGTTACATTCGGAGAGGGCTGGCGGTTTATTCTGAATCTCCACCTCAATAATTCCGTTTCTGTCGTATGCGAGAACCGTGGAGTTAGTAGCTTTGAGAATTCCCAGGAGGGGCCTATAAACTGTTGCCTCCTTCATATTGCCGTTTTTGCCAATCAGAATGATCTTCGTCTGGTTTATGCCTAAAAACTGGTCGTACTCTTTCGTGAGGATTACCAACAGTCCGGGGGCTTTCGAGATAGAGACGTTCTCTCCCTCGCTGAATCCCAACGTTTTGACCGTGTACGAGCCGCCGTTTTCTAGGGTTATAAGGCAGAGCATCCCACCACTTTTCACGATTGTGATTACCGTCCCGTTGAAGTGGAAGGCCTTTAGAATCCTGCCCCCTGATATAGAATATCTCCGGGCGGTCTCAAACTTCTTGTCCTCGATGACTATTAGATACCCGTTGCTCCACAGTATCGTCTGATTGTCTTCTCTAATTCCTCCTGTTATGGGCCCCCTGAAAAGTGCCTTCAAAGGCATCACCAACTCTTTGAACTCGCCCGGAGATTCCATAGAATACGGCCAGTAGGAGGTGTGGAATTTCACGAGTAGCCCATTTCTTGTACCACTGAGAAAGCTTCCTCCAGTGGGATACGGATCAACGGCCTCCCGCTTTCTTGGTGGCTTATATGATCTCTCGCCCATTAAATCCTCAAGACTTTCGCTCCCGTTATGGGACAGCATAACGTAGACGCTGCCCCCATAAGGGACCATTCCTTCAACCACGTGTTCGCTCGGTATCCTGAAGGCGTTCTCAAGGGTTCCGTTGGATGAATAGTGGAGGATATATCCCCACGGCCAGGAGCTCGTCTTTATGTGCACACAGTATCCATCGTTGAGAACGATCCTTTCTATGGTGAACCCTTTCAGGAACGTTTTTGCCCATTTCAGTTTCATGTCTTTGGAGAGCATGTAGATGTTTATTCCGTCCCGGGATGTTGAAGCGATTGCAATGTTTCCCTTGTACCCGCCTAACTTTCCGGGGTTCCTCTCACCGAGGTAAATGCCTCTTAGGAACTTCCCCCACTTTGAGAACTCCATGACATAGGTGTCCCCTTTCTCGCTTCTCAGAAGCACTGCGAGGTTCTCATTAGAGAAAGTGATTGACTCAGGGGTCAGAATGGCGGATTTTTCGTTCTTGGTCTTAACGGAGTACTCAATGCTGAACTCTGTCTGGAGTTCCCTACTGGAGGTTCCCGCTATTATCGGCCCCAATCTCCCTGGCCGAAGGTCCACAATTCCGAGGGTGCATCCATCACTGGTGGGAACCGTGCCGATTAGGTAAATGAGATCCCCGTTTCCCGCTCCATAAATGCCGGTCATCCCTTCAATCTGAGCGCTCCAGTTCAATTTTCCGTTAGGAGCAACAAAAATTATTCTAGTGAAAACGCCTGGGATACTTTTTAGGACGTATATTCCAAATGGGGTTGGGATCACGTCAAAGTTTGAACCCAGTTGATTCACTGTTAGAACACTATTTTCCGTTTCAAGTTCCACAGTCCATTCTACACTCAAATCCGGTAGCAACTGGCTGAGGTACAGGCCGTTTCCAGACCAGAGGACGTATATAAATTTCCCAGATTTGGCCATCCTTATGCCCTTAACGGCCAGATTTATAGTCTCGGGCTTGGCCGCCTTGAGAATTCCGCCGGTCTCGTTTATCTCGACAACCTCTCCGTCAACTGTGAGCACGTAGAGGTTGCTCCCAAGAGAAACCGCGTCCTCTGCAATGAAATCCTCGTATCCAATGGCCTTTTGGAGAGTTCCATCATCAGAAACCAGCAAAAGAAGCGTTCCTTGGCCGGAGGTAAGAACTGCAAGATTATCCCCGAGTTCGCCCACCCATATTATCTGGTGTTCATATTTAGCGGGGTTCTCAATCGGATGCAGGGAGCGTGCATTAACACTTGGAATAAGTGTCACAAATACAATCAGAACCCACGCAATAGCCGTTACTCTCTGTCTTCTCATAATTCCCACCGTTGTTAGTACTATGGATGACCTTAAAAAACTTTCCAAAATCAGAATGTTAGGCCTCAACTTTTAAACATAATCAGAATGTCCCACGGATTACAGTTGACCAGAAAACTGTGAATTGCTGCCCAATAAAGCTGGTGGGCCCGCGGGGCTTCGAACCCCGGACCTCCGCCTCGTGAGGGCGGCGTCATAACCAGACTAGACCACGGGCCCGCCCGGTTATTGGAGGAAAGGCCGGGTTATAAATTTTTCGTCGCAGGGCCTCAACTTTTTAAACATTCCTCCACAACTTCATCCGATGCTCGCCGTTAGAGTCCCCAAGAGAGAGGCAGAAAAAGCGCGGAGGAAGCTCATCGAACTCGGCGTTCTGGCGAAGGGATACGCCGTCAGGCGGGAGGGTGAGTTCGTTCTGTTCCCCGTGACTGAAGAAGTAGAGGGCTTCGAGCTGGTCGAGGCCGAGTTCGAGAGGCTTGAGAGGAGACCCCACAGCTACCGCGAGGTCGTTGAAGTCCCGGATAGTGTTAAACCGCTCCTTCCAAGTTCCTTCGACGTAATCGGGGACATCGCGATAATCGAGCTCCCCGACGAGCTGATGCCCTACGGGAAGGCAATCGGCGAGGCAATTCTCAAAGTCCACAAGCACATCAAAGCAGTCTTCGCCAAGGGAAGTAAAGTCGAGGGAGAATACCGCGTTAGAGAGTTAATCTACCTTGCTGGGGAGAAAAGAACCGAAACCCTCCACCGCGAGAACGGGATAAGGCTCAAGCTCGACGTTGCCAAGGTCTACTTCTCCCCCCGCCTTGCCACAGAGAGGATGAGAATTTTTAAGAAGACAAGGTCTGGAGAGGTCGTCTTCGACATGTTCGCCGGCGTCGGGCCGTACTCAATCCTCCTCGCGAGGAAGGCGAAGCTCGTCTTCGCCTGTGACCTGAATCCTTGGGCAATCCGCTACCTTGAGGAGAACATCAGGCTGAACAAAGCTCACAACCTCGTCCCAATCCTTGGGGACGTCAGGAAAGTTGCCGGAAAGCTCAAGGCTGACCGCGTCATAATGAACCTCCCCAAGTTCGCAGATAGGTTTTTGAGAGAGGCCATGCTTAGCGTCAGGTCCGGCGGGATAATCCACTACTATGGCTTTTCCCCGGAGGAAGACCTCTACTCGGAGCACGAGGCGAGGATTAAGGCCGTCGCGCGGGAGCTGGGCTTCTCGGTCGAGTTCCTTGAGCGGAGGAAAGTCCGCCCCTACGCGCCGAGGCAGTTCAACATCGCGATTGACTTTAGGGTTCTGAAGTGATGTTTCGTATGGAAAACGGGACTTTAAAAGCAGGTGTTTTCCCGATAAAACACCCTTAAGGTTATAAAAACGGAAAGATTGAAGATGACAGAGGAGTCGGTTCACTTCCCCGCTATCCTGACGTTCTCGAACCTTATGAAGGGCGTCGTCATGGTGTTCATAAAGGGCATCACGGTCT
Encoded proteins:
- the trm5b gene encoding tRNA (guanine(37)-N1)-methyltransferase Trm5b gives rise to the protein MLAVRVPKREAEKARRKLIELGVLAKGYAVRREGEFVLFPVTEEVEGFELVEAEFERLERRPHSYREVVEVPDSVKPLLPSSFDVIGDIAIIELPDELMPYGKAIGEAILKVHKHIKAVFAKGSKVEGEYRVRELIYLAGEKRTETLHRENGIRLKLDVAKVYFSPRLATERMRIFKKTRSGEVVFDMFAGVGPYSILLARKAKLVFACDLNPWAIRYLEENIRLNKAHNLVPILGDVRKVAGKLKADRVIMNLPKFADRFLREAMLSVRSGGIIHYYGFSPEEDLYSEHEARIKAVARELGFSVEFLERRKVRPYAPRQFNIAIDFRVLK
- a CDS encoding CGP-CTERM sorting domain-containing protein, with protein sequence MRRQRVTAIAWVLIVFVTLIPSVNARSLHPIENPAKYEHQIIWVGELGDNLAVLTSGQGTLLLLVSDDGTLQKAIGYEDFIAEDAVSLGSNLYVLTVDGEVVEINETGGILKAAKPETINLAVKGIRMAKSGKFIYVLWSGNGLYLSQLLPDLSVEWTVELETENSVLTVNQLGSNFDVIPTPFGIYVLKSIPGVFTRIIFVAPNGKLNWSAQIEGMTGIYGAGNGDLIYLIGTVPTSDGCTLGIVDLRPGRLGPIIAGTSSRELQTEFSIEYSVKTKNEKSAILTPESITFSNENLAVLLRSEKGDTYVMEFSKWGKFLRGIYLGERNPGKLGGYKGNIAIASTSRDGINIYMLSKDMKLKWAKTFLKGFTIERIVLNDGYCVHIKTSSWPWGYILHYSSNGTLENAFRIPSEHVVEGMVPYGGSVYVMLSHNGSESLEDLMGERSYKPPRKREAVDPYPTGGSFLSGTRNGLLVKFHTSYWPYSMESPGEFKELVMPLKALFRGPITGGIREDNQTILWSNGYLIVIEDKKFETARRYSISGGRILKAFHFNGTVITIVKSGGMLCLITLENGGSYTVKTLGFSEGENVSISKAPGLLVILTKEYDQFLGINQTKIILIGKNGNMKEATVYRPLLGILKATNSTVLAYDRNGIIEVEIQNKPPALSECNWVEVSKDAIGVKIENGKLQESKMTLSRISPEKFYEEAYYQELDHITTKAIMVKERTFTPHYKILPANGTKVIVKFTRVSPENGIVLYRTKAHRKSTHGICGPATFLLFAVVPLLRRIHGSQETF
- a CDS encoding type II toxin-antitoxin system VapC family toxin, translated to MIGRQSTMSTSRKELAVVDSNVWVEVLSGNQRAVELLDRVSRECKLCITPTIYSEVSFVILGHHFTSKTGKKGTYALKKELKRDPSLYEIVDTFDSLLDELHIAGLLEFLEETEEVVRKSRDLRKKYGLLPNDALILATCEVYGISKLVTFDDDFLRTNLEVLR
- a CDS encoding HIT family protein, which encodes MKILWAPWRIEYIRSPKHKGCIFCDFPRENRDRERLILYRGEHSFVIMNNYPYNPGHVMIAPYRHIGRWEDLRDEELLEIMKLSQLMIRAIKKAMNPDGFNMGVNLGRVAGAGIDDHVHLHIVPRWNGDTNFMPVIADTKVIPESLQEAYDELKKAIGEVLKEGI
- the gatE gene encoding Glu-tRNA(Gln) amidotransferase subunit GatE, whose protein sequence is MTEKFDYKELGLKVGLEIHRQLDTKKLFSPVPSELTEKVDFTFERRLRPTMSELGEIDPAALEEFKKGRKYIYEGNYELSDLVYMDEEPPRGPDREALEVTLQIAYLLNAKPVDEVHFMRKIVIDGSNVSGFQRTAIIALDGKVDTPWGSVGIPTICLEEDACRIVERKEKEVIYRLDRLGIPLVEISTTPDIHHPEQAKVVAKYIGDALRATRKVKRGLGTIRQDLNVSIKGGARVEIKGVQELDMIPLIIEREVERQLNLLKIRDELRERGVRPEDIKEEFYDVTDVFENTESKIIARTIKKGGNVLAVKLPKFRGLIGREIQPGRRLGTEMADRAKKYVKGIFHIDELPNYGITEKEVNAVIEKLGLGELDAFVLVAADEETAKKALREVIKRAREAIEGVPEETRRALPDGNTQYMRPLPGKARMYPETDIPSIFIPPEEKERIKANLPELPQERVERYVKEYRIDKSLAETLVNDERDELFEELVKKGVKPSLAASILVVVLKGLKKEVPIENITDDHIREAFQLYTEGKIAKEAFEEIFKELALHPEKSAAQVAEEKGLTLLSEEEVERIIDEVVQQNIEVIKAKGMGAMGMIMGRAMAKLRGRADGKLVSTLVRRKIQELS
- a CDS encoding glycosyltransferase, producing MLAEILLSLILLWDGYFFLRYLLSLRRAYPTREWSPMVSVVIPAYNEEENIEDAVKAALSQDYPNFEVIVVDDGSTDGTYEKALSIKDERLRVIRINHGGKTRALNVGLEFSAGEIIVTIDADGLLEKNAVSRLVERFYSDDIAAVGGQVRVRGETFLELAQDIEHLRIATFRRAKELENLSLAPGPISAFRKRSLLKIGGFVNDLVEDYATTLALKKIGRVVYAPGARVWVRMPSGLGALWRQRRRWFLGDLPKLSSKPFKEKLVFIMSDLVALLDVLFPLAALMAGKWSLLLIFLVLEWLMMYLIVRVEGGMLVEVALFPVILWFWAAFYLSLHIYGLILYAFGKKTPSEWN